The Epinephelus lanceolatus isolate andai-2023 chromosome 11, ASM4190304v1, whole genome shotgun sequence genome window below encodes:
- the mink1 gene encoding misshapen-like kinase 1 isoform X3 has protein sequence MSENAPTRSLDDIDLAALRDPAGIFELVEVVGNGTYGQVYKGRHVKTGQLAAIKVMDVTEEEEEEIKAEINMLKKYSHHRNIATYYGAFVKKSPPGHDDQLWLVMEFCGAGSVTDLVKNTKGSSLKEDWIAYICREILRGLSHLHAHKVIHRDIKGQNVLLTENAEVKLVDFGVSAQLDRTVGRRNTFIGTPYWMAPEVIACDENPDSTYDYRSDIWSLGITAIEMAEGAPPLCDMHPMRALFLIPRNPPPKLKSKKWSKKFIDFIEGCLVKTYTSRPSTEQLLKHSFIRDQPTERQVRIQLKDHIDRTRKKRGEKEETEYEYSGSDEEDENRGDDRESSSILNVPGESTLRRDFQRLQQENKERSEAHKRQQAQLAAQRRDPEEHKRQLLHDRQKRIEEQKEQRRRLEEQQRKEREMVRQQEKGPHRRLDDMRREEDRRLAEREQEFIRHKLEEEQRQLEILQQQLLQEQALLMEYKRKQLEEQRQSERLQRQLQQEHAYLVSLQQQQQEKKPQLYHYNKNLEPNNKPTWAREVEERSKLNRQGSPKICTTVSDTAIQSRSDSISQSGVVQSAQTPPMQRPVEPQGGQGKSLCDQPTKTMSAFPTQDPSLTPTPRPIHSRELVRQNSDPTSETPAPQVHQIRDDRGPWIRLPDVELPPKIPQRTASIATALNTNLTSGIRHPVRASNPDLSRNDRWERSDSMSIISNLPQTGSLERHRILSSSKMDSPIISHDSRHKPGESRTSSRPGRPASYKRAIGEDHGLFAKERAEEQPRPPVKANDYSSSSESSESSEESESGEGAEEEESPTDRHRDADTDSVNTMVVHEDEGEGGEGEQAGGYGDQTMLVQRTPEKRSHNGYTNLPDVVQPSHSPTDSATHSSPGKDSVYDYQSRGLVKASGKSSFTTFVDLGMYQSPGGTGDNMSVSGSRFEQLKMEVRKGSMVNVNPTNTRPPNDTPEIRKYKKRFNSEILCAALWGVNLLVGTENGLKLLDRSGQGKVYPLINSRRFQQMDVLEGLNLLITISGKKNKVRVYYLAWLRNKILHNDPEVEKKQGWTTVGEMEGCVHYKVVKYERIKFLVIALKNAVEVYAWAPKPYHKFMAFKSFADLPHRPVLVDLTVEEGQRLKVIYGSCAGFHAIDVDSGNNYDIYIPVHIQSHVTPHAIVFLPSSDGMEMLLCYEDEGVYVNTYGRIIKDVVLQWGEMPTSVAHICSNQIMGWGEKAIEIRSVETGHLDGVFMHKRAQRLKFLCERNDKVFFASVRSGGSSQVYFMTLNRNCIMNW, from the exons GATCCAGCAGGAATCTTTGAGCTGGTTGAGGTAGTCGGCAATGGGACATATGGACAGGTGTACAAG GGCCGTCACGTGAAGACGGGCCAGCTGGCTGCCATCAAGGTGATGGAtgtcacagaggaggaggaggaggagatcaaAGCAGAAATCAACATGCTGAAGAAATACAGCCACCACCGCAACATAGCCACGTACTACGGTGCCTTCGTCAAGAAGAGTCCACCAGGACATGATGACCAACTTTGG CTGGTGATGGAGTTTTGTGGGGCGGGATCGGTGACCGACCTGGTGAAAAACACAAAGGGCAGCTCTCTAAAGGAGGACTGGATTGCCTACATCTGCAGAGAGATTCTAAGG GGCCTTTCTCACCTCCACGCCCACAAAGTTATCCACAGAGACATCAAGGGTCAGAATGTGCTGCTAACAGAGAATGCAGAGGTCAAACTTG TTGATTTTGGGGTGAGTGCTCAGTTGGACCGGACTGTTGGGCGTAGGAACACCTTCATAGGCACACCTTATTGGATGGCACCTGAGGTTATTGCCTGTGATGAGAACCCTGACTCCACCTATGACTACAGG AGTGATATTTGGTCCCTGGGGATCACCGCCATTGAGATGGCAGAGGGAGCACCTC ctTTGTGTGACATGCACCCAATGAGAGCCCTCTTCCTGATTCCCAGGAATCCCCCTCCGAAACTTAAATCCAAAAAATG GTCCAAGAAATTCATTGACTTTATAGAAGGCTGTCTTGTGAAGACATATACCAGCCGACCATCCACAGAGCAGCTTCTCAAGCACTCCTTCATCAGGGACCAGCCCACTGAGCGTCAGGTCCGAATTCAGCTCAAAGACCATATTGACCGTACACGCAAGAAAAGGGGAGAGAAGG AAGAAACAGAGTATGAGTACAGTGGTAGTGATGAAGAGGATGAAAATCGTGGAGATGACCGAGAGTCAAG TTCAATCCTCAATGTACCCGGTGAGTCCACCCTGAGGCGGGACTTCCAGCGTCTGCAGCAGGAGAACAAAGAGCGCTCGGAGGCTCACAAGAGGCAGCAGGCCCAGCTAGCTGCTCAGCGCAGAGACCCTGAGGAACACAAGAGGCAACTGTTGCATGACCGGCAGAAACGCATTGAAGAGCAGAAGGAACAGCGTCGCCGACTTGAAGAG CAACAGAGGAAAGAGCGAGAGATGGTGAGGCAGCAAGAAAAAGGTCCCCATCGAAGACTCGACGATATGAGACGGGAGGAAGATAGaaggttggctgagagggagcAG GAGTTTATCAGGCATAAGTTAGAAGAAGAGCAGCGGCAATTAGAAATCCTTCAGCAGCAGTTGCTTCAGGAACAAGCACTGCTTATG GAGTATAAGCGCAAGCAGCTGGAGGAACAGCGTCAGTCAGAGCGACTGcagaggcagctgcagcaggagcaTGCCTACCTGGTGTCtctgcaacaacagcagcaagaAAAGAAGCCCCAGCTCTACCACTACAACAAAAACCTGGAGCCCAACAACAAACCGACTTGGGCCCGTGAG GTGGAGGAGCGGAGTAAGCTCAACAGACAGGGCTCACCCAAAATCTGCACCACTGTCTCTGACACTGCCATCCAGTCGCGCTCTGACTCAATCAGCCAGTCAGGAGTGGTCCAGTCTGCTCAGACCCCACCAATGCAGAGGCCTGTTGAACCCCAAGGGGGGCAAGGAAAG TCCCTCTGTGACCAGCCCACTAAGACCATGTCCGCATTCCCCACCCAGGATCCCTCCCTTACCCCCACACCCCGTCCCATCCACTCTAGAGAGCTGGTGCGTCAAAACTCAGACCCCACTTCTGAAACCCCGGCACCACAGGTACACCAAATCAGAGATGATCGTGGCCCCTGGATCCGCCTGCCAGATGTGGAACTCCCACCTAAG ATTCCCCAGAGGACAGCGTCTATTGCCACAGCTCTCAACACTAACCTGACGTCTGGCATAAGACATCCAGTACGAGCCAG CAATCCAGATCTGAGCCGCAATGATCGCTGGGAGAGATCGGACAGTATGAGCATCATATCCAATCTGCCCCAGACTGGCTCTCTAGAGAGGCATCGCATCCTCA GTTCCTCCAAAATGGATTCACCCATTATCTCCCATGATAGTCGTCATAAGCCAGGGGAGTCTCGCACCTCCTCCCGCCCTGGACGCCCTGCT AGCTACAAGAGAGCTATAGGGGAG GATCATGGCCTCTTTGCCAAGGAGCGTGCAGAGGAGCAGCCAAGGCCCCCGGTCAAGGCCAACGATTACTCGTCCTCTTCAGAGAGCAGCGAGAGCAGTGAGGAGAGCGAGAGTGGcgagggagcagaggaggaagaaagcCCCACAGATCG TCACAGGGACGCAGACACTGATTCAGTCAACACCATGGTGGTTCATGAAGACGAGGGCgaggggggagagggagagcaggCTGGAGGCTATGGGGATCAGACCATGCTGGTGCAGAGG ACCCCAGAGAAGAGGAGCCATAATGGATACACTAACTTGCCAGATGTGGTGCAGCCTTCCCATTCCCCCACTGATTCAGCCACTCACTCCTCCCCTGGGAAGGACTCTGTTTATGAT TATCAGTCCAGAGGTTTGGTTAAAGCATCTGGCAAGTCTTCCTTCACCACCTTTGTGGATCTGGGCATGTACCAGTCACCAGGAGGCACTGGGGATAACATGTCTGTCAGTG GCTCCAGGTTTGAGCAGCTGAAGATGGAGGTGAGGAAAGGATCAATGGTGAAcgtcaatcccaccaacacacgCCCCCCCAATGACACACCGGAGATCCGCAAGTACAAGAAGAGGTTCAACTCTGAGATCCTGTGTGCTGCACTCTGGG gTGTGAACCTGTTGGTGGGCACAGAGAACGGTTTGAAGCTGCTGGACCGTAGTGGTCAGGGCAAGGTTTACCCTCTCATCAACTCCCGCAGGTTCCAACAGATGGACGTCCTGGAGGGTCTCAACCTGCTCATCACCATATCAG GCAAGAAAAACAAGGTGCGTGTCTACTACCTGGCCTGGCTGAGGAACAAGATCCTCCACAATGACCCTGAGGTGGAGAAGAAGCAGGGCTGGACCACTGTGGGGGAGATGGAGGGTTGCGTGCACTACAAAGTGG TGAAATATGAGAGGATAAAGTTCCTGGTGATTGCTCTGAAGAACGCGGTGGAAGTGTATGCTTGGGCGCCCAAACCTTATCACAAATTCATGGCCTTCAAG TCTTTTGCAGACCTGCCACACAGGCCTGTCCTGGTCGACCTGACAGTGGAGGAGGGTCAGAGGTTGAAGGTCATCTATGGGTCTTGCGCAGGCTTCCACGCAATCGACGTGGACTCCGGAAACAACTATGACATTTATATTCCTGTTCAT atccagagccatgtGACACCGCACGCAATTGTGTTCCTGCCCAGCTCAGACGGCATGGAGATGCTGCTGTGCTACGAAGACGAGGGCGTCTATGTCAACACCTATGGACGCATCATCAAGGACGTGGTTCTACAGTGGGGCGAGATGCCCACATCTGTTG CTCATATCTGCTCAAATCAGATCATGGGATGGGGAGAAAAGGCCATTGAGATTCGTTCTGTGGAGACCGGCCACCTGGACGGTGTCTTCATGCACAAAAGAGCTCAGAGGCTGAAGTTCCTTTGTGAGAGAAATGACAAG GTGTTCTTTGCCTCTGTGCGGTCTGGAGGCAGCAGTCAGGTGTACTTCATGACGTTGAACAGAAACTGCATCATGAACTGGTGA
- the mink1 gene encoding misshapen-like kinase 1 isoform X4, protein MSENAPTRSLDDIDLAALRDPAGIFELVEVVGNGTYGQVYKGRHVKTGQLAAIKVMDVTEEEEEEIKAEINMLKKYSHHRNIATYYGAFVKKSPPGHDDQLWLVMEFCGAGSVTDLVKNTKGSSLKEDWIAYICREILRGLSHLHAHKVIHRDIKGQNVLLTENAEVKLVDFGVSAQLDRTVGRRNTFIGTPYWMAPEVIACDENPDSTYDYRSDIWSLGITAIEMAEGAPPLCDMHPMRALFLIPRNPPPKLKSKKWSKKFIDFIEGCLVKTYTSRPSTEQLLKHSFIRDQPTERQVRIQLKDHIDRTRKKRGEKEETEYEYSGSDEEDENRGDDRESSSILNVPGESTLRRDFQRLQQENKERSEAHKRQQAQLAAQRRDPEEHKRQLLHDRQKRIEEQKEQRRRLEEQQRKEREMVRQQEKGPHRRLDDMRREEDRRLAEREQEFIRHKLEEEQRQLEILQQQLLQEQALLMEYKRKQLEEQRQSERLQRQLQQEHAYLVSLQQQQQEKKPQLYHYNKNLEPNNKPTWAREVEERSKLNRQGSPKICTTVSDTAIQSRSDSISQSGVVQSAQTPPMQRPVEPQGGQGKDPSLTPTPRPIHSRELVRQNSDPTSETPAPQVHQIRDDRGPWIRLPDVELPPKIPQRTASIATALNTNLTSGIRHPVRASNPDLSRNDRWERSDSMSIISNLPQTGSLERHRILSSSKMDSPIISHDSRHKPGESRTSSRPGRPASYKRAIGEDHGLFAKERAEEQPRPPVKANDYSSSSESSESSEESESGEGAEEEESPTDRHRDADTDSVNTMVVHEDEGEGGEGEQAGGYGDQTMLVQRTPEKRSHNGYTNLPDVVQPSHSPTDSATHSSPGKDSVYDYQSRGLVKASGKSSFTTFVDLGMYQSPGGTGDNMSVSGSRFEQLKMEVRKGSMVNVNPTNTRPPNDTPEIRKYKKRFNSEILCAALWGVNLLVGTENGLKLLDRSGQGKVYPLINSRRFQQMDVLEGLNLLITISGKKNKVRVYYLAWLRNKILHNDPEVEKKQGWTTVGEMEGCVHYKVVKYERIKFLVIALKNAVEVYAWAPKPYHKFMAFKSFADLPHRPVLVDLTVEEGQRLKVIYGSCAGFHAIDVDSGNNYDIYIPVHIQSHVTPHAIVFLPSSDGMEMLLCYEDEGVYVNTYGRIIKDVVLQWGEMPTSVAHICSNQIMGWGEKAIEIRSVETGHLDGVFMHKRAQRLKFLCERNDKVFFASVRSGGSSQVYFMTLNRNCIMNW, encoded by the exons GATCCAGCAGGAATCTTTGAGCTGGTTGAGGTAGTCGGCAATGGGACATATGGACAGGTGTACAAG GGCCGTCACGTGAAGACGGGCCAGCTGGCTGCCATCAAGGTGATGGAtgtcacagaggaggaggaggaggagatcaaAGCAGAAATCAACATGCTGAAGAAATACAGCCACCACCGCAACATAGCCACGTACTACGGTGCCTTCGTCAAGAAGAGTCCACCAGGACATGATGACCAACTTTGG CTGGTGATGGAGTTTTGTGGGGCGGGATCGGTGACCGACCTGGTGAAAAACACAAAGGGCAGCTCTCTAAAGGAGGACTGGATTGCCTACATCTGCAGAGAGATTCTAAGG GGCCTTTCTCACCTCCACGCCCACAAAGTTATCCACAGAGACATCAAGGGTCAGAATGTGCTGCTAACAGAGAATGCAGAGGTCAAACTTG TTGATTTTGGGGTGAGTGCTCAGTTGGACCGGACTGTTGGGCGTAGGAACACCTTCATAGGCACACCTTATTGGATGGCACCTGAGGTTATTGCCTGTGATGAGAACCCTGACTCCACCTATGACTACAGG AGTGATATTTGGTCCCTGGGGATCACCGCCATTGAGATGGCAGAGGGAGCACCTC ctTTGTGTGACATGCACCCAATGAGAGCCCTCTTCCTGATTCCCAGGAATCCCCCTCCGAAACTTAAATCCAAAAAATG GTCCAAGAAATTCATTGACTTTATAGAAGGCTGTCTTGTGAAGACATATACCAGCCGACCATCCACAGAGCAGCTTCTCAAGCACTCCTTCATCAGGGACCAGCCCACTGAGCGTCAGGTCCGAATTCAGCTCAAAGACCATATTGACCGTACACGCAAGAAAAGGGGAGAGAAGG AAGAAACAGAGTATGAGTACAGTGGTAGTGATGAAGAGGATGAAAATCGTGGAGATGACCGAGAGTCAAG TTCAATCCTCAATGTACCCGGTGAGTCCACCCTGAGGCGGGACTTCCAGCGTCTGCAGCAGGAGAACAAAGAGCGCTCGGAGGCTCACAAGAGGCAGCAGGCCCAGCTAGCTGCTCAGCGCAGAGACCCTGAGGAACACAAGAGGCAACTGTTGCATGACCGGCAGAAACGCATTGAAGAGCAGAAGGAACAGCGTCGCCGACTTGAAGAG CAACAGAGGAAAGAGCGAGAGATGGTGAGGCAGCAAGAAAAAGGTCCCCATCGAAGACTCGACGATATGAGACGGGAGGAAGATAGaaggttggctgagagggagcAG GAGTTTATCAGGCATAAGTTAGAAGAAGAGCAGCGGCAATTAGAAATCCTTCAGCAGCAGTTGCTTCAGGAACAAGCACTGCTTATG GAGTATAAGCGCAAGCAGCTGGAGGAACAGCGTCAGTCAGAGCGACTGcagaggcagctgcagcaggagcaTGCCTACCTGGTGTCtctgcaacaacagcagcaagaAAAGAAGCCCCAGCTCTACCACTACAACAAAAACCTGGAGCCCAACAACAAACCGACTTGGGCCCGTGAG GTGGAGGAGCGGAGTAAGCTCAACAGACAGGGCTCACCCAAAATCTGCACCACTGTCTCTGACACTGCCATCCAGTCGCGCTCTGACTCAATCAGCCAGTCAGGAGTGGTCCAGTCTGCTCAGACCCCACCAATGCAGAGGCCTGTTGAACCCCAAGGGGGGCAAGGAAAG GATCCCTCCCTTACCCCCACACCCCGTCCCATCCACTCTAGAGAGCTGGTGCGTCAAAACTCAGACCCCACTTCTGAAACCCCGGCACCACAGGTACACCAAATCAGAGATGATCGTGGCCCCTGGATCCGCCTGCCAGATGTGGAACTCCCACCTAAG ATTCCCCAGAGGACAGCGTCTATTGCCACAGCTCTCAACACTAACCTGACGTCTGGCATAAGACATCCAGTACGAGCCAG CAATCCAGATCTGAGCCGCAATGATCGCTGGGAGAGATCGGACAGTATGAGCATCATATCCAATCTGCCCCAGACTGGCTCTCTAGAGAGGCATCGCATCCTCA GTTCCTCCAAAATGGATTCACCCATTATCTCCCATGATAGTCGTCATAAGCCAGGGGAGTCTCGCACCTCCTCCCGCCCTGGACGCCCTGCT AGCTACAAGAGAGCTATAGGGGAG GATCATGGCCTCTTTGCCAAGGAGCGTGCAGAGGAGCAGCCAAGGCCCCCGGTCAAGGCCAACGATTACTCGTCCTCTTCAGAGAGCAGCGAGAGCAGTGAGGAGAGCGAGAGTGGcgagggagcagaggaggaagaaagcCCCACAGATCG TCACAGGGACGCAGACACTGATTCAGTCAACACCATGGTGGTTCATGAAGACGAGGGCgaggggggagagggagagcaggCTGGAGGCTATGGGGATCAGACCATGCTGGTGCAGAGG ACCCCAGAGAAGAGGAGCCATAATGGATACACTAACTTGCCAGATGTGGTGCAGCCTTCCCATTCCCCCACTGATTCAGCCACTCACTCCTCCCCTGGGAAGGACTCTGTTTATGAT TATCAGTCCAGAGGTTTGGTTAAAGCATCTGGCAAGTCTTCCTTCACCACCTTTGTGGATCTGGGCATGTACCAGTCACCAGGAGGCACTGGGGATAACATGTCTGTCAGTG GCTCCAGGTTTGAGCAGCTGAAGATGGAGGTGAGGAAAGGATCAATGGTGAAcgtcaatcccaccaacacacgCCCCCCCAATGACACACCGGAGATCCGCAAGTACAAGAAGAGGTTCAACTCTGAGATCCTGTGTGCTGCACTCTGGG gTGTGAACCTGTTGGTGGGCACAGAGAACGGTTTGAAGCTGCTGGACCGTAGTGGTCAGGGCAAGGTTTACCCTCTCATCAACTCCCGCAGGTTCCAACAGATGGACGTCCTGGAGGGTCTCAACCTGCTCATCACCATATCAG GCAAGAAAAACAAGGTGCGTGTCTACTACCTGGCCTGGCTGAGGAACAAGATCCTCCACAATGACCCTGAGGTGGAGAAGAAGCAGGGCTGGACCACTGTGGGGGAGATGGAGGGTTGCGTGCACTACAAAGTGG TGAAATATGAGAGGATAAAGTTCCTGGTGATTGCTCTGAAGAACGCGGTGGAAGTGTATGCTTGGGCGCCCAAACCTTATCACAAATTCATGGCCTTCAAG TCTTTTGCAGACCTGCCACACAGGCCTGTCCTGGTCGACCTGACAGTGGAGGAGGGTCAGAGGTTGAAGGTCATCTATGGGTCTTGCGCAGGCTTCCACGCAATCGACGTGGACTCCGGAAACAACTATGACATTTATATTCCTGTTCAT atccagagccatgtGACACCGCACGCAATTGTGTTCCTGCCCAGCTCAGACGGCATGGAGATGCTGCTGTGCTACGAAGACGAGGGCGTCTATGTCAACACCTATGGACGCATCATCAAGGACGTGGTTCTACAGTGGGGCGAGATGCCCACATCTGTTG CTCATATCTGCTCAAATCAGATCATGGGATGGGGAGAAAAGGCCATTGAGATTCGTTCTGTGGAGACCGGCCACCTGGACGGTGTCTTCATGCACAAAAGAGCTCAGAGGCTGAAGTTCCTTTGTGAGAGAAATGACAAG GTGTTCTTTGCCTCTGTGCGGTCTGGAGGCAGCAGTCAGGTGTACTTCATGACGTTGAACAGAAACTGCATCATGAACTGGTGA